actttttcacggatgagtgtaacttttcacgacgaatctaatgacagtaattaatcgatgattggctacagtgatactacagtaccatcctccaAACGCGCGgccaaaggcctcattaggttcgtctcgcgaagtagcgcagggttgtggagttaattttgtaaattgcctttatttaatacccttaattattgatcaaaatttttgtactacttgTGCTACTTCAAACCAAACGTGTATATATGCCAAGAGGAAACATGCACGCCTCTTTCGCAAATGGCAAGTCTGCGGAGACGCCGTATGAAGACCGCCATCCTCTGCTAACATCTATCTCCATCTCAAAGTTTCTTTGAAACCAGGACCGTTGACTTGTCTCGCATGTACGTATATGCCTATCAATGACATGTACAACAAGCTAGTGGAGTGTAAAAAGCCTGGAACTAACTCGTAGTACGAGTACATCGCAAGCAGGAGTGAAAagagtgtgtttagttcgcgaaaagtttgcgaaaaagttgttgtagcacgtttcgattttatttggcaattattgtccaatcatggagtaattagtctcaaaagattcgtctcgtcatttacaaccaaactgtgcaattagttatatttttaattacatttaatactccatgtatatatcgtaagattcgatgtgatgtgcgtcagtgaaaaattttgggaacttttcgcagaactaaacacaaccaaattttttttttgttccttccAGCAATTACCCCAAAATCAGAGCCCCTCGTACTGTCCTTTGGGGGCCAAGACCCGATCCCACATTCCGAAAGCACTCAAATATTATCTCCAACTCCATTGATAGCTCATATTTGCATTGACAACTCTCAGCTCATGGAGAGAGCCCAGCAACTTTGGAATTCGCAGATTGACGACGTGGTTGCAGGGCTGGACGAAAAGCTCAAAGCTCCTCAGCCCGCATGGCTCATagctagctcggctcggctcgtctcGTCATCTTTTTATCACTAGCTGAACCAGCATTATAAACGAGCCAGCTCGCGAGCTAGTGCACGAGCCAAATGACCCAAAGTATTGCAGACCACACTACTAAACAAATGGCTTGCTGTCCCGGTTGCcaaccccttttgtcccagttttggcaaccgggactaaaggttcCGAGCATTAGTCCCGGTTGCTACAACCAGTACCAGGTCCCCTACCACGCGAAAAAATTATGTGCCATGCAGGGATTGAACTCAGGACCTATTGACTCACATAGAgatccttaccatctcacctacagcTTGCATGTGACTATATGAGATGACTTCCTTTTGTACTAACCCGTAGAGACCCCTTTGGTCCGGGTTGGTactaccaaccgggaccaaaggaccctttagtcccgggtggtaccatcaaccgggactaaaggggtACCCTTTAGTTcgggttggtggtaccacccgggaccaaagagttgggccttttgtcccgattgaagccaccaaccgggaccaaagaagggtctttggtcccggttggtggctccaatcgggacaaaagacccTTGCACTCCTCGCGtgtccggctagccgttggacctgggacaaaaggctccatTAGTACCGGGTCTAACGGCGGCCAGGAAGGGGCTAGGGTTGtcccttgggcgccccctttttGCTTTTATAGCTCCTGGGGCGCCACCTAGCTGGGCTCATCTTGGgtcccaccttgggcgcccccttttgggtctgagaggcccattagtgcacctaaggtCAGTCTAATTCtaatctcatccttatcagatttctttcccttaagtgtgtgactctatgggggctcacatgcgaatagacatggttCGAGTGCTCTTACACGGTACAATAGTAGACAACGGCCTCTAACAAGATATGtcaaactcctatacgcacgcaaagatcatatcagacgaaccgtcacaatgtcatatacatgttgttcctttttcctcacgatatttggtttTGCTCTAAATTGACCTCTCTTTCTCGATGCCGTGGTTcagatccttggttaactcttaaccttcgcatggccatgcacttcttGATCTGAATCACTcaaggggcccagagatatctctctcaggtagagaggggcaaatctcatCTCGACTAtccatgtctcacagcatgttTCTTAGCAAACCCGaaaaccacctttataactacccagttacggagtagcgtttgatggctcctaagtaagtcaattcacatcttgagtacatgcgACAATCTGATGTCTAAGGACACAacatacatattgtgtaatgagaaatcaCCATATCTTGTGTTGGATCAGTTCAGATTCATGTCCTACATGAGTTCAcactattagtttgacatctccatgtccatGACCTGTGAAATatagtcatcaactaatacatgtgcttgtctaatattcatgtgtgtccatGCACAAACTTCGACTAGGAACAtctttagaatatccatacaagtaaagagtttcacaaacaaTTCTCATAATCGTTAACATGGTTTTTAAGTCGTCGCCTAGTCGTCTAGGTGAGAAAAAATGTGTGGCATCCAGGCCGCCAGGAAATCGATGGATATGGCGTCTTCAGTCGTCGCCTAGGCGGGTATGGCGTCCGAGGTGGGCTCCGCAGAGCGATTTGGCGATGGGGGCGTGCAGGGCCGCGGGGAAAAGGGCGCGCGTGGGAATCGCAGGTGGGAAACAGAGCAGAGTTGCGCGCATGACGAAATCGCGCGCAACACCTCCCGCCGCGAGTACATCTCACGGGCGGGGATTCAGAGCGAGAGAGGGAAAtagagagggaaagagagagggcaGCCAGCCGCCGGTACTTGGAATCCTCTCCGGCGGCGCTCTACTCTGACCTAGCCGTGGCTGCTCTCCAATCCGTGGCTCGAGCCCCTTCTTCTCCAATCAAtctgcttcttcttccttttctcCAACCAATCCGTGCGGATTCCCTCAACTCCCGCACCCAGGAGCTCCTGGTTCTTCTCCGGCATGCCCACCTCTGCCTCCCTGTCGCCACCCCTTCCTGGAGCTGTATCACAGGGACACAGGTACCTCTGCCTCTCCTCTTCCCTCCCTCTGCTCAGTTTCTTTTGTTTATGGTCAAAGTGCAAGGTTGCACATCTACTTATATTTGGAATtggtgctctgctctgctgtCCATGTGCGCCTTGCATGTGCTCTGCTTTTGCTTATGCTAGAGTAGCGCATCTATTTATGCTAGACTGATGTCCTTTGCTTGGCTTTTGTGGTGTGCCCATGTGTGCATTGTCTGCTTGTGCCTGGTGCATGTGCATGCGCgtgtgttgctgctgctgctgctgctgcatgcctCCCTTTTGCTTGGCTTTTGTGTAGTGCATTTTGTTTAATTATTCTTTCCTAATCCCATGTGTGCCCTGTGTCTCTAGTTTAGTCTTTAAATTTGTGTTGTGCTTGTTCAATTGATTAGTCTAATGTTAGTGCTCCACTTCTTTGAACTATGTGCTCACTGCTCACTTGATTAGTCTAATGTCAGTGCTTTTCGTAATTGTAATTTGtgcttttgttctttttatgcAGTACAAGATAACAGCAAGCAATGGCTAGTCCACCCTCTGTCAACAATGAGAACTATGGTCCAAAAACTGACAAAGCAAGGAAGGCAAGGTCTAATGATCCAGGCTGGAAGTATGGCTACTGGGCAAACCTTGAAAACAGAGATCAAGTGACATGTACCCTCTGTGACACCATGGTTCATGGAGGGATTAAAAGGTTGAAGCAGCACTTGGCAGGTGGGTATGGAGACACAAAAATGTGTGCAAAGACCACTACTGCAATCAAAAAGGAGATGAAAGCTTACTTGGATTCTAACAGTAGAAGAAGACCATTGTTCCTTGATGAGGATAATGAGCAGCAAGAGGAAGAagatgtggtggtggtggaagcAGCTGAATCTGTTCAAGTTGAAGGAAGTGCACCTGAAGAATCTCAATCCTCCAAGGTGCAACCAAGTTCAGGGACTGCAGCCAAACAAAGGCGTGCAACCTATTTATTTAAGGCTCCTgcagcaagcaagagcaagaccAAGGCAGCACCAAAGGTGAATAAGTCAATCATTGAGATGCTTCGAAAATCACCCGAAGAAATGGTTGATGAAAGGCGCAAAGGCTGTTCTCAGCCAACAATTCCAGCAAAGATCAAGACCCCAGAGGATAAGCATTATGTGGATATGCAGTGGGCTTTGTGGTTCTATGAGTGTGGTGTATCTTTtaatgcagcagcagcaagacaaTTTCAGATTGCAGTTGAGGCAATAGCGCAGTTTGGTTCAGGTTATGTGCCTCCTAATCCTTACCAGCTTGGGGAACCATTGCTTAAGGATGCTGTGCAATTGACCAGTAATGTGAGGAAGGAACATGAGCAGGCATGGAAGCACTATGGCTGCACGCTTATGTCAGATGGATGGTCTGATAGGAGGGGCCGGCACTTGATCAACTTTCTTGTGAACAGCCCAGAGGGGACTTACTTCTTGGAGTATGTTGATGCATCAGATGAGGTACATGATGCATTTATGCTTGCTGATTTGTTAGAGAAGAAGATTGAGGAGATTGGAAAAGACAATGTGGTTCAAGTTATCACCGATAATGGTGCTAACTACAAGGCAGCTGGTAGGCTTCTATTGGAGAGGATTCCTACACTTTTTTGGAGCCCATGTGCTGCGCATTGCTTGGACCTTATGCTTGAAGACATAGGCAAATTGCAGCCATTTCAGAAGACAATTGGGCGAGCAAGGCGTGTCACAACTTTCATCTATAGGCATGGGAGAATTCTTAGTTTAATGAGAGAGAAGACAGGTGGGGCTGATCTTGTGAGACCTGCAGCAACTCGTTTTGCCACTTCTTACCTCACTCTAAAGAGTTTACACAAGCACAAGGATCCTTTGAAGGCTTTATTTCTTAGTGAAGAATGGAATGGGAACAAATTGGCAAAAACTGCAGCCGGTGCAGATGTGTATGGCACTGTGCTCTCTGTGGAGTTTTGGAATGCAGTTGAAGATTGTCTTAGAGCTTCAGCCCCACTCCTTATTGTTCTTAGGGTGGTTGATGGTGATGAGAAGCCTACAATGCTAGAAGTCGCAGCACTAATGAATCATGCAAAAGAGAAGATCAAGCTGAGTTTCGTTGTTGATAGTAAGAAAGTCTTGCTCAAGAAAattattgaaatcattgagAAACACTGGGTGAAACAAATGGACCATCCTTTGTATGGGGCTGCACTGTATTTGAATCTAGGAAAGTTACATCCTCTCATATGGGATCATGAAGATGCCACTGTTGGGCAGCTAAGAGGTTGTTTTCTTGATGTGCTTGGAAGAATTGTGGAGGATGAAGAAACTAGAAGCAAGATTGATGCTCAGTCCTTGGACTATGAAGCCCTTAGAGGAGATGCATTCTCAAACAAATTGGCCAAGCAAAATCTTGAGACAAAGAGCCCTCGTAAGTTTTATTTACATATCCACAAAAAATTCCAGCAAGTCCATTTTATTCCTAATTGCTATGTTTTTATTTGGCAATATAGTTGATTGGTGGCGCTCTTATGGTGGCCGTGCTATTGAGATTCAAAGGTTTGCTAGATGAATTGTTAGTCTTTGTGCTGCATCATCTGGCTGTGGGAGAAATTGGAGTACATTTGAGTTTGTGAGTATTGTCATCTTTAACTTATATTCTTAAGTACTAATTTTCTTGTGCTCAGTTTGCATTCAAATTTCAGCCAATTAATTACTGTTTTTGTTTGTTGTCTTCCCATTGCTCTTTTGTAGATCCatacaaagaaaagaaataggtTGCTGCACAAGAGATTGAATGCTATTGTCTTTGTTTCCTACAACCGGAAGATGAAGACTAGGTTTCAGATAAGGCGtgagaaaaaagggaaaagtttTGACCCTTTGGTCATTGAAGAGTTTGATTGGGACAATGAGTGGGCTGACTCTTGCTATGTTCACCCTCAAGGTGCTCGTGGGTGTGAGGTTGGTGAGAGTGAGAATGGTCTTACATGGGAACTTGTTGATGAAGTTCTAGGTGCATCAAGCTCATTGCGAGGACGCAATTTACCAAGGAGGGCCAACAGCAAGCATGCAAGAAATTGACATCCAAAGCTGGTTGAAGAAGACTCAAGTTCGgccaatgaagaagaagaagatccaCATGATGATGCTTATGTGAGCGACTGTGATGATGTTCCCAATGGCCTCAATGGCGATGCAGAAAACATGGAGGCTACAAACATCCATGATGAGTTTGATGATAGATATTGACTGATGCAAGCATATTTCAAATCTGCACTAAAGCTACTTTTGTTTGTGGCTGTTGACTACCAGTAGTTAACTAGTTATTATGCCACTAAGACTCTAGTTTATGTTTGTGGAATATTTGTAATGTGGCTATGGACTGCTATTATTTATGCCACTAGTATCTTAGTCTCTAAGGGTCTAAGCTTGTAGACTGATTTAATGATGTTTTTCTATCTGTGTGCTGCTATTTGATCCTAACTTACCCAATTTACATCTATTATTATTGTGAGCTTGTATCCTAGATTCCTAGTGTTGTTGAATTTCTTTTTGTACTTGCAGCTTGCTGtcttggaaaagaaaagagagttCAGATCATACAAAGGTATTTCATTTGAATGCTTGAATTCTTTATTCATTTGATAAATGATTACAAAGTATTTCTCTTACACAATTACATTCATCCATGTTGAAACCTACAAGGGGATGCATTCTACATGGACCAAGCCAACAATGGTTGCTGGAAAGAGGAGGATCAGTGGTACATGTGCTCCAGAATTGGAAGCAAAAGGTATGTTGGTGCATGTTTGTGCTGCCTCTATTCTAGATGAGGGTATGTatatggcgtcgcctcgccgcgcaCCTTATTCGCCTAGGCGTCTGGAAGGGGGTCGCTCGCCGCACCTCGCCTTTCCGCCTTAAAAACCATGAtcgttaatcaatacaagttgtctttTATGGATATTCaatgaacactttattaatcatgaatataaggaaatatgatcatctctatGATTGTCTTTAGGGCATATTTTtaacagtctcccacttgcactagagtcaatctataatgtatctaatacccattgctcttgtgtgcgcctcatgcttggACTGCGGAAGAGGTTTTATCAAAGGATCTGAAACATTCAAAtccgtgtgtattttgcatatcttgatttCACCCCATTCGACGAACTCTCAAATAagatgaaatcgccgcataacATGTTTGCTCTTTTGGTGATTCCGTGGCTCCTTTGCTTGTGCAATAGTCCCACTGTTGTTACAGTAAAGATCCAGCGGACTGGATGCATTTGtgaacacaccaagctcaataaggaacttccttatccaaacaccttccttcgtAGCTTCCAAAGCTGCGATGTATTCGGCTTCTGTCTTAGAATCAGCAACTATCttctgcttggaactcttccagctaatagcaccaccatttattgtgaacacgtaacctgattgggactttgaatcatctttgtcagttttgaagctagcatcggtgtaacccgttACAACGAGCTCTTCCTCACCTTCATAGACCAAAAATACATTCTTAgttcttcttaagtacttaagaatgttcttcacagttgtccagtgactctcacccgGATCAGACTGGTATCTGCTTGTAAtgcttagagcataagaaacatttGGACGGATatttatcattgcatacataatagatccaattgccGAAGCATatagaactttgctcatgcaaTCCCGCTCATCAGTTGTCGTAtgacactgactcttgctaagatgtatgccatgtgacataggcaagaaccctttcttcgcctcttccatgttgaacaGTTTCAACACTTTATCGATATAAATATCCTGacttaatcctataagcctctttgatctattctatagatcttgatgcccagaaTATATGCTGCCTCCCCTAAATCTTTCattgaaaaactatttttcagtgaagtctttacggactcaagcataggaatatcatttccaatcagcaatatgtcatccacatataggattagaaatgcaacagagctcccactttctttcttgtaaacacaagtctcttcttcgtttttaatgaagtcaaaccctttgactacttcatcaaaacgaatgttccaactccgagatgcttgcttcaatccataaatggatttacgaaacttgcatatctttccagcattgcttggatcgacaaaaccctcgggctgcatcatatacacgtcctcggtcaaatttccattaaggaaagctgttttgacatc
This genomic interval from Panicum virgatum strain AP13 chromosome 8K, P.virgatum_v5, whole genome shotgun sequence contains the following:
- the LOC120644667 gene encoding uncharacterized protein LOC120644667, with the protein product MASPPSVNNENYGPKTDKARKARSNDPGWKYGYWANLENRDQVTCTLCDTMVHGGIKRLKQHLAGGYGDTKMCAKTTTAIKKEMKAYLDSNSRRRPLFLDEDNEQQEEEDVVVVEAAESVQVEGSAPEESQSSKVQPSSGTAAKQRRATYLFKAPAASKSKTKAAPKVNKSIIEMLRKSPEEMVDERRKGCSQPTIPAKIKTPEDKHYVDMQWALWFYECGVSFNAAAARQFQIAVEAIAQFGSGYVPPNPYQLGEPLLKDAVQLTSNVRKEHEQAWKHYGCTLMSDGWSDRRGRHLINFLVNSPEGTYFLEYVDASDEVHDAFMLADLLEKKIEEIGKDNVVQVITDNGANYKAAGRLLLERIPTLFWSPCAAHCLDLMLEDIGKLQPFQKTIGRARRVTTFIYRHGRILSLMREKTGGADLVRPAATRFATSYLTLKSLHKHKDPLKALFLSEEWNGNKLAKTAAGADVYGTVLSVEFWNAVEDCLRASAPLLIVLRVVDGDEKPTMLEVAALMNHAKEKIKLSFVVDSKKVLLKKIIEIIEKHWVKQMDHPLYGAALYLNLGKLHPLIWDHEDATVGQLRGCFLDVLGRIVEDEETRSKIDAQSLDYEALRGDAFSNKLAKQNLETKSPLDWWRSYGGRAIEIQRFAR